Proteins from a single region of Tumebacillus amylolyticus:
- a CDS encoding heavy-metal-associated domain-containing protein, whose amino-acid sequence MATGKFVIQGMRGEEDAKRVDETLRGVWGIQDVNMLVEKAEVNFRYDERAASYQDLKQALIDQGFGVVDGRLSDGQRV is encoded by the coding sequence ATGGCGACAGGAAAGTTCGTCATCCAAGGGATGCGGGGCGAGGAAGACGCCAAACGGGTCGATGAGACGTTGCGCGGCGTCTGGGGCATCCAAGACGTGAACATGCTGGTCGAAAAAGCGGAAGTCAACTTCCGCTACGACGAGCGGGCGGCGTCCTACCAAGACTTGAAGCAAGCGCTGATCGACCAAGGCTTCGGCGTCGTCGACGGGAGGTTGTCAGATGGCCAACGTGTGTGA
- a CDS encoding DUF1641 domain-containing protein, with protein MAKAITHIEKTVPNEQEEQEQAVQEILSSAAKNKDAILLFMEMLGDLHQSGLLEAADAFLKNRHKIGVIGINQLNKSGAQRIIKNGMGAVQFLAGVDPDKLNTLLSAVSSGIDQAVETPKDDRPTGMWGMVKQMRDPGVQSSLGVMMNFLRGMSDGFQKQVH; from the coding sequence ATGGCCAAAGCCATCACACACATTGAGAAGACCGTTCCCAATGAGCAAGAAGAGCAAGAACAAGCGGTCCAAGAAATTCTGAGCAGCGCGGCGAAGAACAAAGACGCGATCTTGCTGTTCATGGAGATGCTCGGTGATCTCCATCAGTCGGGACTCTTGGAAGCCGCCGATGCGTTCTTGAAAAACCGCCACAAAATCGGCGTGATCGGCATCAACCAACTGAACAAGTCCGGCGCGCAACGGATCATCAAAAACGGCATGGGTGCCGTGCAATTTCTCGCGGGCGTCGATCCGGACAAGCTCAACACGTTGCTGAGTGCCGTCTCCTCGGGAATCGACCAAGCGGTGGAGACGCCCAAGGACGACCGACCCACCGGCATGTGGGGCATGGTCAAGCAGATGCGCGACCCCGGCGTGCAGTCGTCGCTCGGGGTGATGATGAACTTCCTGCGCGGCATGAGCGACGGATTCCAGAAGCAAGTTCACTAG